A part of Candidatus Electrothrix aestuarii genomic DNA contains:
- a CDS encoding PIN domain-containing protein — protein MSDRIFADTNVLVYSIADDQQKRTTAELILLDNDIVVSPQVINEFISVTLRKRILPPEQVVRYAAKFMQVFEVTAMTKQTITAALDVMNRYQLSYWDSLIVAAALESDCPYLYTEDLQHGQKIEKQLMIFNPFIPVSDRPDGI, from the coding sequence ATGAGCGATAGAATTTTTGCAGACACCAACGTGCTGGTCTATTCCATTGCCGATGATCAGCAAAAGCGAACCACTGCGGAACTGATATTGCTCGATAATGATATCGTCGTAAGCCCCCAGGTGATCAATGAGTTTATCTCCGTCACCCTGCGGAAACGCATTCTTCCGCCGGAGCAGGTCGTCAGATATGCGGCTAAATTCATGCAAGTCTTCGAGGTGACCGCCATGACGAAGCAAACTATTACAGCGGCCCTTGATGTGATGAACCGATACCAGCTTTCCTATTGGGACAGCCTTATTGTGGCTGCGGCCTTGGAAAGCGACTGCCCGTACCTTTACACGGAAGACTTACAGCATGGTCAGAAGATTGAAAAACAGCTTATGATTTTCAATCCGTTCATCCCTGTATCAGATCGGCCAGATGGAATATGA
- a CDS encoding bifunctional acetate--CoA ligase family protein/GNAT family N-acetyltransferase — MGKHYLNKLFEPDAVAVFGASDREGAVGALVFKNMIEGGFKGDVFPVNPKHKKVQGRKAYPDLKSIGKPVDLAVITTPAATVPGIVEECGVYGIKDAVVISAGFREVGPRGLKLERAVVENARRYGMRIMGPNCLGLMRPSTGLNCTFNKGTASEGSIALVSQSGALCTAILDWAAANGIGFSSVVSTGISADIDFGDILDYLVNDPKTKSILLYIEGIHNALSFMSGLRAAARIKPVIALKVGRHATGSKAAMSHTGALVGSDDVFDSALRRAGVLRGIRIANLFSAAGTLTFPIKASGEHLAIITNGGGPGVMATDRLADLGLPLAELSEATMKKLDAVLPATWSKGNPVDIIGDATPERYTQAVEICLKDPGVDGLLVLLTPQAMTDPAAVAQSLVGLKTKGKPLLTCWMGEIQVAEGRRIFRDADVPTFNTPETAVDAFSYLVNYSRNQKLLLETPGPISRGKVPDVEGARLIIESVLGEGRKVLSEAESKAVLHAFRIPTASASIVRSPNEALVQAETIGFPIALKINSPDITHKSDAGGVRLGISNAQAARSAYNEMLEEVKKNRPEARIDGVTIEPMLLRPNGRELLVGLVTDPVFGPVITFGAGGTAVEVMGDRAVTLPPLNRRLVQDVISRTRVSKLLGAFRHMPAVDIEALEQILLRVSEIACELPMVKELDINPLIVDENGAIAVDARIVVDYHVQTGDRYSHMAIYPYPAHLVTKRQLPNGRDMVIRPIRPEDAEIEQAFVRNLSEQARYFRFMQSLTELSPQMLTSFTQIDYNREMALIAVVEEDGKEVEIGVARYIINPDGRSCEFAIVISDQWQRQGIAHLLMRHLIDTARSHGMQTMEGDVLRNNNEMLRLVTKLGFSISPVRVDPDLEHVILRM, encoded by the coding sequence ATGGGTAAGCATTATCTGAACAAACTGTTTGAACCGGACGCCGTTGCTGTCTTCGGTGCCAGCGACCGCGAGGGTGCGGTGGGTGCCCTGGTCTTTAAGAATATGATCGAAGGCGGTTTTAAAGGCGATGTTTTTCCTGTTAATCCAAAGCATAAAAAGGTGCAAGGGCGTAAGGCCTATCCTGATCTGAAGTCTATCGGTAAACCGGTTGATCTGGCAGTCATAACAACCCCAGCTGCAACGGTTCCCGGTATAGTGGAGGAATGCGGGGTTTACGGAATCAAGGACGCCGTAGTTATTTCCGCAGGTTTTCGTGAGGTCGGACCAAGGGGGCTGAAGCTGGAGCGCGCTGTTGTTGAGAATGCCCGCCGCTACGGCATGCGGATTATGGGGCCCAACTGTCTGGGCCTTATGCGGCCGAGCACCGGCCTTAACTGCACCTTCAATAAGGGGACTGCCAGTGAGGGCAGTATTGCTTTGGTCTCACAATCCGGTGCCTTGTGTACCGCCATTTTGGACTGGGCTGCCGCCAATGGTATAGGCTTCTCCTCTGTGGTTTCAACGGGTATTTCAGCGGATATTGATTTCGGTGATATCCTTGATTATTTGGTGAATGATCCCAAGACCAAAAGTATCCTGCTTTATATTGAGGGAATTCATAATGCCCTTTCTTTTATGAGTGGGTTGCGGGCAGCAGCACGCATCAAGCCAGTTATTGCCTTGAAGGTTGGTCGGCATGCCACAGGCTCTAAGGCCGCTATGTCGCATACCGGTGCCCTGGTAGGATCTGATGATGTCTTTGACAGCGCCTTGCGTCGAGCTGGTGTGCTGCGTGGGATTCGTATTGCCAACCTCTTCTCAGCTGCTGGAACCCTGACCTTTCCCATTAAGGCATCTGGTGAACATCTGGCGATCATCACCAACGGGGGAGGCCCCGGTGTGATGGCCACCGATCGTCTTGCAGATTTGGGTCTGCCTTTGGCCGAATTGAGCGAGGCAACCATGAAGAAGCTGGACGCAGTTCTGCCAGCTACCTGGTCCAAGGGCAATCCGGTGGACATCATCGGAGATGCAACTCCGGAGCGTTATACCCAGGCCGTGGAGATCTGCCTGAAAGATCCAGGTGTGGATGGTCTGCTGGTTCTCCTCACCCCTCAGGCTATGACGGACCCGGCTGCGGTGGCCCAGTCCCTGGTTGGCTTGAAGACCAAAGGAAAACCGCTACTCACCTGCTGGATGGGAGAAATTCAGGTGGCTGAGGGACGTCGTATTTTTCGCGATGCAGATGTACCCACCTTTAACACCCCGGAAACAGCGGTAGATGCCTTTTCCTATTTGGTTAATTATAGCCGTAACCAGAAATTGCTTCTGGAAACCCCTGGGCCAATATCACGAGGTAAGGTCCCTGATGTGGAAGGAGCGCGCCTGATCATTGAGAGCGTTCTTGGTGAGGGGCGCAAAGTTCTCAGTGAGGCGGAATCCAAGGCCGTGCTCCATGCCTTCCGTATTCCCACTGCCAGTGCCAGTATTGTTCGCTCGCCCAATGAGGCCTTAGTGCAGGCAGAAACCATCGGTTTTCCCATTGCCCTGAAAATCAATTCCCCGGATATCACCCATAAATCTGATGCCGGTGGGGTCCGGCTGGGGATCTCTAATGCCCAGGCTGCCCGGAGCGCCTATAACGAGATGCTGGAAGAGGTGAAGAAAAATCGCCCGGAGGCGAGGATCGATGGGGTAACCATTGAACCTATGCTTCTGCGTCCCAATGGCCGGGAACTCTTGGTGGGATTGGTCACAGACCCGGTCTTTGGGCCGGTCATCACCTTTGGTGCGGGCGGTACCGCTGTTGAGGTGATGGGCGATAGGGCCGTTACTCTACCGCCTCTGAACCGGCGCCTGGTGCAGGATGTGATTAGTCGAACCAGGGTTTCCAAGCTGCTCGGAGCCTTTCGGCATATGCCTGCGGTTGATATTGAAGCGCTGGAACAGATCCTTTTGCGGGTTTCCGAGATCGCCTGTGAATTACCTATGGTTAAGGAACTGGATATTAACCCCCTGATCGTGGATGAAAACGGGGCCATTGCCGTGGATGCCCGAATTGTGGTGGATTATCATGTCCAGACCGGAGATCGCTACAGTCATATGGCGATTTATCCTTATCCGGCCCATCTGGTGACCAAGCGTCAGCTGCCCAACGGCAGGGATATGGTGATCCGGCCCATCCGACCGGAGGATGCGGAGATTGAGCAGGCCTTTGTCCGTAATCTTTCTGAGCAGGCCAGGTATTTCCGTTTTATGCAGTCCCTGACCGAGCTCAGTCCGCAGATGCTGACCAGCTTCACTCAGATCGACTATAACCGGGAGATGGCCCTGATCGCGGTGGTGGAGGAGGACGGCAAGGAGGTTGAGATCGGGGTTGCCCGCTATATCATTAACCCGGACGGCAGGAGCTGCGAATTCGCTATTGTTATCTCTGATCAATGGCAGCGGCAGGGTATCGCTCATCTCCTGATGCGTCATCTTATTGATACAGCTCGGAGTCATGGTATGCAGACGATGGAAGGAGATGTACTCCGTAATAATAATGAAATGCTGCGGCTGGTGACCAAGCTGGGCTTCAGTATCAGTCCTGTTCGGGTCGATCCTGATTTGGAGCATGTGATTTTGCGGATGTAG
- a CDS encoding tetratricopeptide repeat protein: protein MSFAKQHGVVKNIKTFFASLFRSQQENPAPEEQNQYRQKTQAAGKNEPSSQEASSPKKTSYSSRSAPSLGADLEDMDQWFPSSREKDQESEGEPEPPQEQEVIPDDDLMAGGIYALQEQEDGPYWLTKVIYVEEQVVHVVCYAQRPEQLPSEIVEQQLTIALNKEDSSFGIEHLPLPRTDFAANAVLLGQRSLSENDFTGYRLYVDSVFDCLDEQAPDWLKKAGSYAAWRYDHNAMAALADRYLIGVDLPRDSSKSLYWLNRLVHAGKDLVQPETPIESEKQILTGGVYACPQEDDRYRICKVVLKDKHGLQLINFPAHLGQLPESLHLAQSVEQAAARRTGKPPVLSHVALEASGFLEQSPIFLGLLPVTVHELHCYRSHLRKMFEGAEFQKSAWESLQKRAADGDLQAQLDVAYRYIDGDSAWEVKRNIPEAIPWLTEAANQGHALAAYNLAMLFQQGEEGVAPDPQLGLEWLAYAAQLNYGPAQLHTADCYRQGKGCTENIAIAHAWYTLALQTENGLPEEARQRAKQGRREIERNCTPEQLTEAQDYLQQLQAPS, encoded by the coding sequence ATGTCTTTTGCAAAACAACACGGGGTAGTTAAAAACATTAAGACTTTCTTCGCAAGCCTCTTTCGGTCGCAGCAGGAAAACCCAGCGCCTGAAGAACAGAATCAGTACCGACAGAAGACACAGGCCGCAGGAAAAAACGAGCCATCCTCCCAGGAGGCTTCAAGCCCGAAGAAGACATCATACTCTTCCAGATCTGCCCCCTCCTTGGGAGCAGATCTGGAAGATATGGACCAATGGTTTCCTTCCTCCAGAGAGAAGGACCAAGAGTCTGAGGGGGAACCGGAGCCGCCGCAAGAGCAGGAAGTCATCCCAGACGATGACCTTATGGCAGGTGGAATCTACGCCCTACAGGAACAGGAAGATGGTCCGTACTGGCTTACCAAGGTTATTTACGTGGAAGAACAGGTTGTGCATGTTGTTTGCTATGCACAACGCCCGGAGCAGCTGCCTTCTGAAATTGTCGAACAGCAACTGACCATCGCCCTCAACAAGGAGGATAGCTCTTTCGGCATTGAGCACCTCCCGCTTCCTCGGACTGATTTTGCGGCCAATGCGGTATTGCTCGGCCAACGTTCCTTATCTGAAAATGATTTTACAGGATATCGGCTATATGTCGATTCGGTCTTTGATTGTCTTGATGAACAAGCCCCTGACTGGCTGAAAAAAGCAGGCTCCTATGCGGCCTGGCGCTACGATCATAATGCAATGGCAGCCCTTGCTGACCGCTATCTTATCGGCGTTGATCTCCCCAGAGACAGTAGCAAATCCCTCTACTGGCTCAACCGGCTTGTCCATGCTGGCAAAGATCTTGTCCAGCCTGAAACGCCCATAGAAAGCGAAAAACAAATTCTCACCGGAGGTGTCTATGCCTGTCCGCAAGAGGACGATAGATATCGTATCTGCAAGGTTGTATTAAAAGATAAGCACGGACTCCAGCTGATTAATTTCCCCGCACATTTAGGGCAACTTCCCGAGTCTCTTCATCTGGCCCAGTCTGTTGAACAGGCAGCAGCACGGCGCACGGGGAAGCCTCCGGTGCTCAGCCATGTTGCTCTTGAGGCCTCAGGTTTTCTCGAACAGTCCCCAATTTTTCTGGGATTACTGCCAGTGACTGTTCATGAACTCCACTGCTACCGCTCTCATCTCCGCAAAATGTTTGAAGGTGCTGAATTCCAAAAAAGCGCCTGGGAAAGCCTCCAGAAAAGGGCGGCAGACGGTGATCTCCAGGCACAACTGGATGTTGCCTACCGCTATATTGACGGTGATTCGGCCTGGGAAGTCAAACGAAATATCCCAGAGGCTATTCCCTGGCTCACAGAGGCTGCAAATCAGGGCCACGCCCTTGCTGCCTATAATCTGGCAATGCTTTTTCAGCAGGGGGAAGAAGGGGTTGCACCGGATCCGCAGCTCGGCCTTGAGTGGTTAGCCTACGCAGCCCAACTGAACTACGGACCAGCTCAGCTCCACACCGCAGACTGCTACCGCCAGGGAAAAGGTTGCACAGAAAATATCGCCATTGCCCATGCCTGGTACACCCTGGCCCTTCAGACTGAAAATGGCCTCCCTGAAGAGGCACGGCAACGAGCCAAACAAGGAAGACGAGAAATAGAGAGAAACTGTACCCCGGAGCAACTCACAGAAGCACAAGACTATCTCCAACAACTGCAAGCTCCCTCTTAA
- a CDS encoding TraB/GumN family protein, whose product MPETPFPSKEYSDDVAVIQHEDKTILLVGTAHISQQSADLVKEVIEQETPDTVCIELDEKRYAALSNPQQWENLDLKQIIRKKQLSTLLVNLVLASYQKKLGGKLGIQPGTELLTAAKTAEIHEIPVELCDRDVRITLRRAWKATSWWKKFYMMATLLASLFDDTELDEEKLAELRRNDVLSELMNEIGTALPAAKEALIDERDIFMAEKIKQAEGKRIVAVVGAGHMGGIKRVFPEDNKGRMEEINTIPPISKGWKTLGWSIPAAILLSLGIIGFRQGAGEAGANALYWILANGIPSAIGGMIALAHPATILAAFVGAPITSLTPVIGAGYVCAFVQVMTCPPVVKEFEGVSGDIMTFRGWWRNKLLRIFLVFIMTGFGSSIGTWVGGYRIFTNLFA is encoded by the coding sequence ATGCCCGAAACACCTTTTCCAAGCAAAGAGTATTCCGATGATGTTGCTGTTATTCAGCATGAGGACAAAACTATCCTTCTGGTTGGAACGGCTCATATCTCCCAACAGTCTGCCGATCTGGTCAAAGAGGTTATTGAGCAGGAAACCCCGGATACCGTCTGCATCGAACTGGACGAGAAGCGCTATGCCGCCTTGTCCAATCCCCAGCAATGGGAAAACCTGGACCTGAAGCAGATTATCCGTAAAAAACAGCTTTCCACCCTGCTGGTCAATCTGGTTCTGGCCTCTTACCAGAAAAAACTGGGGGGCAAGCTCGGCATCCAACCGGGAACTGAGCTACTCACAGCAGCAAAGACAGCAGAAATCCACGAAATTCCGGTTGAGCTCTGTGACCGGGATGTACGCATCACCTTGCGCCGGGCCTGGAAAGCGACTTCCTGGTGGAAAAAATTCTACATGATGGCAACCTTGCTGGCTTCGCTTTTTGATGATACCGAGCTGGATGAAGAGAAGCTCGCAGAACTACGCCGCAACGATGTCCTCTCCGAGCTGATGAATGAGATCGGTACAGCCCTGCCAGCTGCCAAAGAGGCCCTGATTGATGAGCGGGATATCTTTATGGCGGAAAAAATCAAGCAGGCAGAGGGAAAACGGATCGTCGCTGTTGTCGGCGCAGGTCATATGGGGGGAATTAAGCGGGTCTTCCCGGAAGATAATAAGGGCAGAATGGAAGAGATCAACACAATTCCACCGATCTCTAAGGGCTGGAAGACCCTTGGCTGGTCTATTCCTGCGGCAATCCTGCTCTCCCTGGGAATCATCGGCTTTCGCCAGGGCGCAGGTGAGGCTGGAGCCAATGCCCTGTACTGGATTCTGGCCAACGGTATTCCTTCCGCCATTGGCGGCATGATCGCCCTTGCCCATCCTGCCACGATCCTTGCCGCCTTTGTCGGGGCTCCAATCACCAGTCTGACGCCGGTCATCGGGGCGGGGTATGTCTGTGCCTTTGTTCAGGTGATGACCTGTCCACCGGTGGTCAAAGAATTTGAAGGGGTATCCGGCGATATTATGACCTTCCGTGGTTGGTGGCGTAACAAACTGCTTCGCATCTTTCTGGTCTTTATCATGACTGGCTTCGGATCATCTATAGGCACCTGGGTCGGCGGATACCGGATTTTCACTAACCTCTTCGCCTAA
- a CDS encoding ASKHA domain-containing protein: MIDVEFFLKEQGVGSGDEVMNGEQQEYTVTFLPSGRTSKVPAGTELLHAARKVGLHVNASCGGAGVCGKCQVIIEEGSILGGKSEKISAELFAQGYRQACSAQVCEDVTVRVPESSSREKGGLGTDIPQRNYARRHVFDMDELKQGGGWAPSVEKVCIELLPPTEQDNRADAGRLLQALSAQYGRKCEIKSLTLLQKMSKALRQENFRATATLEVPVIPAKSTARYRFLDIQPGYQCHRNFGLAFDIGTTTVYGVLIDLETGKFLAEASCYNPQMSYGEDVISRIICAEKPDGLELMQKLVIDAMNQLIAEMLEKAIPSERIGEAPVARDEINSVSIAGNTTMTHLLLHMDPSSIRRSPYVPTTTFFPSFRAREIGLQLSETCASLVYPTISSYVGGDIVAGVMASGMYSSELLTLFIDVGTNAEIVIGNRDWLACAACSAGPAFEGGGITHGIRAVEGAISDFSLHPETLEPMNVTEGGKAPIGICGSGLLIIVATLFEHGVLNQSGKFNPLAHPRIREGRSGREYVLAWENECAADHDIVINEVDIENFIRAKGAIFAGITTVLEQVGLQVSDLERIILAGGFGSYIDLDSAMSVGLLPEVDPEKILYLGNGSLTGSWMCELSNHIRRDVVEVVRKMTSFELSEVPGFKDQYMASMFLPHTDLALFPDAAARKRKKER; encoded by the coding sequence TTGATTGATGTTGAATTTTTTCTTAAAGAACAGGGTGTAGGCAGCGGAGACGAAGTGATGAACGGCGAGCAGCAGGAGTATACAGTTACCTTTCTACCAAGTGGCAGAACAAGCAAAGTGCCAGCAGGAACCGAGCTGCTGCATGCTGCACGAAAGGTCGGTTTGCACGTAAATGCCTCCTGCGGCGGTGCAGGAGTCTGCGGTAAATGCCAGGTTATTATCGAGGAAGGTTCTATTCTTGGCGGGAAAAGTGAAAAAATATCGGCTGAGTTATTTGCCCAGGGATATCGGCAGGCCTGTAGTGCTCAAGTCTGTGAAGATGTCACGGTACGTGTTCCTGAGTCCAGTAGTCGGGAGAAAGGTGGGTTGGGCACGGATATTCCCCAGCGGAATTATGCCCGCAGGCATGTCTTTGACATGGATGAGCTCAAGCAGGGAGGTGGTTGGGCGCCCTCGGTGGAAAAGGTCTGCATAGAGCTCCTGCCACCAACAGAGCAGGATAATCGGGCTGATGCCGGGCGTCTGTTGCAGGCCCTGTCTGCACAATATGGAAGGAAATGTGAGATCAAGAGCCTGACCCTCTTGCAGAAAATGAGCAAGGCCCTGCGGCAGGAAAATTTTCGGGCCACCGCCACCCTTGAGGTTCCGGTTATTCCGGCTAAGTCGACTGCCCGATATCGATTTTTGGACATCCAGCCGGGCTATCAATGTCACCGGAATTTTGGGCTGGCCTTTGATATCGGGACCACAACGGTTTACGGAGTGCTGATTGACCTGGAGACCGGGAAATTCCTTGCCGAGGCCTCCTGTTATAATCCGCAGATGAGCTATGGAGAGGATGTAATATCCAGGATTATCTGTGCAGAAAAGCCCGATGGTCTGGAGCTGATGCAAAAGCTGGTGATAGATGCCATGAATCAGCTCATTGCCGAGATGCTGGAAAAGGCCATTCCCTCGGAGCGAATCGGTGAAGCTCCTGTGGCACGGGATGAGATCAATTCTGTTTCCATTGCAGGCAATACCACCATGACCCATCTGCTCCTGCATATGGATCCGAGCAGTATCCGCCGTTCTCCCTATGTGCCGACCACAACTTTTTTCCCTTCGTTTCGCGCTCGTGAGATAGGTCTGCAGCTTTCTGAAACCTGCGCCTCTTTGGTTTATCCTACTATTTCCAGCTATGTGGGTGGAGACATCGTGGCCGGAGTTATGGCCTCAGGTATGTACAGCTCAGAACTCCTGACCTTATTCATTGATGTAGGCACTAATGCGGAAATCGTGATCGGTAACCGGGACTGGTTAGCCTGTGCTGCCTGTTCTGCTGGCCCAGCCTTTGAAGGCGGTGGTATTACCCACGGAATCAGGGCCGTGGAAGGGGCAATCAGTGATTTCAGTCTCCATCCCGAAACTCTGGAGCCTATGAATGTCACTGAAGGAGGCAAGGCTCCCATAGGCATCTGCGGCTCCGGTCTGCTGATCATTGTGGCCACTCTGTTTGAGCATGGTGTGCTGAATCAGAGCGGAAAATTCAATCCGTTGGCGCATCCCCGTATTCGGGAAGGACGAAGCGGGCGAGAGTATGTGCTGGCCTGGGAGAATGAATGCGCTGCGGATCATGATATCGTGATCAACGAGGTGGATATAGAGAATTTTATTCGGGCCAAGGGCGCTATTTTTGCCGGGATTACGACGGTTCTTGAGCAGGTTGGCTTGCAGGTCAGTGACTTGGAACGAATTATTCTTGCAGGCGGCTTTGGTTCCTATATTGACCTTGATAGTGCCATGAGTGTCGGCTTGCTGCCGGAGGTGGACCCGGAGAAGATTCTCTACCTGGGCAATGGTTCGCTGACAGGAAGTTGGATGTGCGAACTTTCCAATCATATTCGCCGGGATGTGGTCGAGGTGGTGCGCAAGATGACCAGTTTTGAGCTCTCCGAAGTTCCTGGTTTTAAGGACCAGTACATGGCTTCTATGTTCTTGCCCCATACGGATTTGGCCCTATTTCCTGATGCAGCAGCACGGAAGAGAAAAAAAGAGAGGTGA
- a CDS encoding TetR/AcrR family transcriptional regulator, which translates to MAGLREQKKKATRAAIMEAAITLFGERGYESTSVSALAKAAGIGKGTIYSYFTSKNEILLAFCEEELAFIHDEIREKLDPNAPLAEKMLLVLMSEFRFVTKNKEFGRTLLRELTFPKEITIEKSRLIEDRFLDLFINIFKEGQKKGQLRNDIELIVTSGHFYALYLMALSAWYSGRLHTEEDVNESLALLIEQTLIGLTPRSVAPSS; encoded by the coding sequence ATGGCAGGATTACGGGAACAAAAGAAAAAGGCAACCAGAGCCGCAATCATGGAGGCGGCAATCACGCTGTTCGGTGAGCGAGGCTACGAAAGCACCAGTGTTTCCGCCTTGGCAAAAGCCGCAGGTATAGGAAAAGGCACTATTTATTCGTACTTTACCTCGAAGAATGAAATCCTTCTGGCCTTCTGCGAAGAAGAGTTGGCCTTTATCCATGATGAGATCCGGGAAAAACTCGACCCCAATGCACCTTTGGCAGAAAAAATGCTACTGGTCCTGATGAGCGAATTCCGTTTTGTAACAAAAAACAAAGAATTCGGGCGTACCCTACTCAGGGAGTTAACTTTTCCGAAAGAAATTACTATCGAGAAATCAAGGCTTATTGAAGATCGCTTTCTTGACCTCTTTATCAATATTTTCAAAGAAGGGCAGAAAAAGGGCCAACTGCGCAACGACATAGAACTGATCGTCACCAGCGGCCATTTCTACGCCCTGTACCTCATGGCTCTTTCAGCCTGGTACTCTGGTCGCCTGCATACTGAAGAAGATGTCAACGAATCTCTGGCCTTGTTGATTGAACAGACCCTGATCGGGCTCACGCCACGTTCAGTAGCGCCTTCCTCCTAA
- a CDS encoding efflux RND transporter periplasmic adaptor subunit, producing the protein MTSPQPKTLRGKIVWFILKSLPGIFFVMILLVAALLLQQRVNEQKEARKEELKNSTAVEAPPTNVITLELRPTALRDKITLPGMIEPWAELDLMSKIGGTIEDIEVKEGDHVHKGQLIARAESNDYRIALDSAKAAYALAKADYSRNKTLRSKGISTQANLDEQQSTLIQAKAAVENAELALSRCRITAPIAGLISELNAEIGMVVNQMMPEPVAKIIQIDRVKAVVAVPEADVSAVRQLKQVGVQIRSLNNVRFQAKVHFLAPAPETLAHAYRLELALDNPEEQILPGMFLQADIVKQTEEQIIAVPLYTVISRNDDEQFVYVVEDGVARKRPVETGFTEGWQILIRSGLEQGEKVIIQGHRTVEDGQKVRVVKELTDLSGFMP; encoded by the coding sequence ATGACCTCACCCCAACCAAAGACCCTGCGAGGAAAAATCGTCTGGTTCATCCTGAAAAGCCTGCCGGGTATCTTCTTCGTCATGATTCTGCTCGTTGCAGCTCTTCTGCTCCAGCAACGGGTTAACGAGCAAAAGGAGGCCCGGAAAGAGGAACTGAAAAATTCCACCGCAGTGGAGGCGCCACCAACGAACGTTATTACCTTGGAACTCCGACCAACGGCTCTACGAGATAAAATAACCCTGCCCGGCATGATTGAACCTTGGGCTGAGCTGGACCTGATGTCGAAAATCGGTGGCACCATTGAAGATATCGAGGTGAAGGAAGGAGATCATGTACACAAGGGGCAGCTGATTGCCCGAGCTGAAAGCAATGATTATCGCATCGCCTTAGACTCGGCCAAAGCCGCCTATGCCCTGGCCAAGGCCGATTACTCGCGCAATAAGACCTTGCGCAGCAAGGGGATATCCACCCAAGCCAATCTGGATGAGCAGCAATCAACCCTGATTCAGGCCAAGGCCGCAGTGGAAAATGCCGAATTAGCCCTGTCCCGTTGCCGAATTACGGCCCCTATTGCAGGGCTTATCAGCGAGCTGAATGCAGAAATAGGAATGGTCGTCAACCAGATGATGCCCGAACCTGTTGCGAAAATCATCCAAATCGACCGGGTTAAGGCAGTGGTTGCAGTTCCTGAGGCGGATGTCAGCGCTGTACGCCAACTCAAACAGGTGGGCGTGCAAATTCGTTCATTAAATAATGTTCGTTTTCAGGCCAAGGTTCATTTCCTGGCTCCGGCACCGGAAACCCTGGCCCATGCCTACCGCCTGGAACTCGCCCTGGATAACCCGGAAGAACAGATCCTTCCTGGCATGTTCCTCCAGGCGGATATCGTCAAGCAGACCGAAGAACAGATTATCGCGGTGCCTCTGTACACGGTTATCTCCCGCAACGACGACGAGCAATTTGTTTATGTTGTGGAAGACGGCGTTGCTCGCAAGCGGCCAGTAGAAACCGGCTTTACCGAAGGGTGGCAGATTCTGATCCGTAGCGGCCTTGAGCAGGGCGAAAAAGTCATTATTCAGGGACACCGGACCGTGGAAGATGGACAGAAGGTCCGCGTTGTCAAAGAACTCACTGATCTCAGCGGGTTCATGCCCTGA